A portion of the Micromonospora vinacea genome contains these proteins:
- a CDS encoding CCA tRNA nucleotidyltransferase: protein MSEASAPHAADRRELTAAQRNAVAELLRVSPVADELGRRFVRAGHELHLVGGSVRDALLGRLGDDLDFCTDAHPDETLRIIKGWAESIWETGREFGTIGAQRDGLRLEITTFRAESYDQVSRNPVVVYGTSLDEDLKRRDFTINAMAVSLPDHRFTDPHGGLDDISAKVIRTPSTPGESFGDDPLRMLRAARFAAQLRFAVHPDVHLAMTEMAADLDRITAERIRDEFTKLLCGADPITGLRLLVDTGLAERFLPELTGLKLEIDEHAQHKDVYEHTLTVVENAISYEEEGCDFILRMAALLHDVGKPATKAVGSDGRVSFHHHEVVGARLTKARMKAMRYPKEVTAKVTALVALHLRFYGYGRGEWTDSAVRRYVADAGDLLPRLHKLTRSDCTTRNRRKAAQLAADYDALEDRIARIAAEEDLARVRPDLDGNAIMELLGVPPGPVVGRAWKHLKEQRLEHGPLDRDAAEAELLRWARAEGLIT, encoded by the coding sequence ATGTCCGAAGCCTCCGCTCCTCACGCCGCCGACCGCCGCGAACTCACCGCCGCGCAGCGCAACGCCGTCGCCGAACTGCTCCGGGTGTCCCCGGTCGCCGACGAGTTGGGCCGCCGCTTCGTCCGCGCCGGTCACGAGTTGCACCTGGTGGGCGGTTCGGTGCGGGATGCCCTGCTCGGTCGACTCGGCGACGACCTCGACTTCTGCACCGACGCGCACCCCGACGAGACCCTGCGGATCATCAAGGGCTGGGCCGAGTCGATCTGGGAGACCGGTCGCGAGTTCGGCACCATCGGCGCTCAGCGCGACGGCCTCCGGCTGGAGATCACCACCTTCCGCGCGGAGTCGTACGACCAGGTCAGCCGCAACCCGGTGGTGGTGTACGGCACCAGCCTCGACGAGGACCTGAAGCGGCGCGACTTCACGATCAACGCGATGGCGGTCAGCCTGCCCGACCACCGGTTCACCGACCCGCACGGCGGGCTGGACGACATCTCGGCCAAGGTGATCCGTACCCCGAGCACGCCGGGTGAGTCGTTCGGTGACGACCCGCTGCGGATGCTGCGGGCGGCCCGGTTTGCCGCGCAGCTGCGTTTCGCCGTGCACCCGGACGTGCACCTGGCGATGACCGAGATGGCCGCCGACCTGGACCGGATCACCGCCGAGCGGATCCGCGACGAGTTCACCAAGCTGCTCTGCGGCGCGGACCCGATCACCGGGCTGCGGCTGCTTGTCGACACCGGGTTGGCCGAGCGGTTCCTGCCGGAGCTGACCGGGCTGAAGCTGGAGATCGACGAGCACGCCCAGCACAAGGACGTCTACGAGCACACGTTGACGGTCGTCGAGAACGCGATCTCCTACGAGGAGGAGGGCTGCGACTTCATCCTGCGGATGGCCGCCCTCCTGCACGACGTGGGCAAGCCGGCGACGAAGGCGGTCGGGTCCGACGGCCGGGTCAGCTTCCACCACCACGAGGTGGTCGGCGCCCGGCTGACCAAGGCCCGGATGAAGGCGATGCGGTACCCGAAGGAGGTCACCGCGAAGGTGACCGCGCTGGTCGCGCTGCACCTGCGCTTCTACGGGTACGGGCGGGGCGAGTGGACCGACTCGGCGGTGCGCCGCTACGTCGCTGATGCCGGTGACCTGCTGCCCCGCCTGCACAAGCTGACCCGCTCGGACTGCACGACCCGCAACCGGCGCAAGGCCGCCCAGCTCGCGGCCGACTACGACGCGCTGGAGGATCGGATCGCCCGGATCGCGGCCGAGGAGGACCTGGCGCGGGTCCGACCCGACCTGGACGGCAACGCGATCATGGAATTGCTCGGCGTACCGCCGGGGCCGGTGGTCGGGCGGGCGTGGAAGCACCTCAAGGAGCAGCGCCTCGAGCACGGCCCGCTGGATCGCGACGCCGCCGAGGCGGAGCTGCTGCGATGGGCCCGCGCCGAGGGCCTGATCACCTAG
- a CDS encoding DUF5318 domain-containing protein has protein sequence MRTQRQVVDYSLQKRAVLRELLAGRVGTYDVCDASPYLKNAARFHGEPTDRRCPICRSENLTLVHYIYGDELKQSAGQARTLTELPVLAMTLREFQVFVVEVCLGCDWNHLVEQYLLGRDGLTGDSDGTSEQDAAGAEGTGRRRREAQR, from the coding sequence ATGCGTACGCAGCGCCAGGTCGTCGACTACTCGCTTCAGAAGCGAGCAGTGCTGCGTGAGCTCCTGGCCGGCCGAGTCGGCACGTACGACGTCTGCGACGCGTCGCCGTACCTGAAGAACGCCGCTCGGTTCCACGGCGAGCCGACCGACCGGCGCTGCCCGATCTGCCGGAGCGAAAACCTGACCCTCGTCCACTACATTTACGGTGACGAGCTCAAGCAGTCCGCCGGCCAGGCCCGGACACTTACCGAGTTGCCCGTGCTGGCGATGACGCTGCGTGAGTTTCAGGTGTTCGTGGTGGAGGTGTGCCTCGGTTGTGACTGGAACCATCTCGTCGAGCAGTACCTGCTCGGCCGGGACGGGCTGACCGGCGACAGCGACGGCACGAGCGAACAGGACGCGGCGGGCGCCGAAGGCACCGGCCGGCGGAGGCGAGAGGCGCAACGGTGA
- a CDS encoding NfeD family protein — translation MQVVATGTLIFLIIGGAGIGVLALALLGTELLHFGHADVDGPISVETVAGFAGAFGFGAAIVNELLGARTPGMVVGAVAGGVLAAVPTGWLASRLSRAARNMRTDPTPTRDDLVGALGLVVTPVPANGYGEVRIRLAGQPVKLSARADQPIPIGAQVFVVQALSETSVHVETY, via the coding sequence GTGCAGGTCGTGGCAACGGGGACGCTCATCTTTCTGATCATCGGCGGGGCAGGCATCGGCGTGCTCGCGCTCGCCCTGCTCGGCACCGAGCTGCTCCACTTCGGGCACGCCGACGTGGACGGGCCGATCTCGGTCGAGACGGTGGCCGGCTTCGCCGGGGCGTTCGGCTTCGGCGCGGCCATCGTCAACGAGCTGCTCGGTGCGCGTACCCCTGGCATGGTCGTCGGGGCGGTGGCCGGCGGCGTGCTCGCGGCCGTGCCCACCGGCTGGTTGGCGTCCCGGCTGAGCCGGGCGGCGCGGAACATGCGCACCGACCCCACCCCCACCCGTGACGACCTGGTCGGCGCGCTCGGCCTGGTCGTCACCCCGGTGCCGGCCAACGGGTACGGCGAGGTTCGCATTCGCCTCGCCGGCCAACCGGTCAAGCTCAGCGCCCGCGCGGACCAGCCGATCCCGATCGGCGCCCAGGTCTTCGTCGTGCAGGCGCTCAGCGAGACCAGCGTTCACGTAGAGACCTACTGA
- a CDS encoding transglycosylase domain-containing protein, whose amino-acid sequence MNSYGDPSSARGRTQHMGPDGDPGPGADDAYRRPGGNSGGSGWSAPEGGAATPGRASVTPRAAGGRAAVGGSASVPPRGAAAAGSASVGTAAAGRAGRASVPVSPAPGVAAGRAGAGRASVPVSPAPGAPAGRAAVGAAAVGAASVGTASAGRASVGSASVGGRAAVARASVSPVSGGPGGPGGPGGPGGPGGRGPGGRGPGDSGAAAARAKKRKRMNLLIAGFAVFIMLAGIGVVGFTYYSTSVVLPDEITPPQATTLYAFDNKTIIAKVGDQNRTLVTIDDIPEYVQNAVAAAEDRNFYRHSGVDYKGIARAGWNNLSGGDKQGASTITQQYARNAYDNLKDDTYARKVKEAIFASKLNDEYTKPEIMQHYLNVIYFGRGAYGIEAAAQTYFGKSVKKLDPAEGAVLAALIKQPEPSSTHQGYDPAINPTAAQDRWNYVIEGMVKEGWLGVPGKEPRPAAYPTKTLKAPKKGGIGVDFGVDTPYGNVINYVRQEMRDRGICVEKDTEVTDAKPLCSQALMAGGYRIRTTVDTKMQAAAVATAQRKSKGSELAGERSNMMAAVVSIDPTNGRVVAYYGGDNGTGTDYAGKNTDSTGAISGGHSPGSSFKIYTLAAALKEKKSLESRWKGKAFKPEGTEFKVSNAGDDNPDCGNSCTLRVSTLKSLNVPFYYVTEEIGADKVVDMAKQAGVTTMWRTDTNPAKAYDLTKTDPKDITPEPFFNVVGYGQYPITVLDHANGVATFANGGVYNKAHFLYSVEKQNPNTGKWDKVYSEKLDSKRRIEKSVVDDVTSVLKDYPAAVNHRLDDGRKAASKTGTWELKGGSEDNGDAWMIGYTPQLATAVWVGNLKDRKPLILKDGRKVSGGNLPGEIWERFMDEALKGKPKLDFPPAANIGDPDSGNGEAPPPPPPPPNPGGQPGQGTPCNPLIDLFCPGGNPGGTPGGNPGGNPGGNPGGNPGGGGTGGGGGGLLPSLPPNRD is encoded by the coding sequence ATGAACTCGTACGGCGATCCCAGTTCTGCGCGCGGACGGACCCAGCACATGGGTCCAGACGGTGACCCCGGACCGGGCGCGGACGACGCGTACCGCAGACCCGGCGGCAACTCCGGCGGAAGCGGCTGGTCAGCCCCGGAAGGCGGCGCGGCAACCCCGGGCCGCGCCTCGGTGACCCCGCGGGCGGCCGGTGGTCGCGCCGCGGTCGGCGGCTCGGCCTCGGTGCCGCCGCGTGGCGCTGCGGCCGCCGGGTCCGCCTCGGTGGGTACGGCAGCGGCCGGCCGGGCCGGTCGAGCCTCGGTCCCGGTGTCACCGGCACCGGGCGTGGCCGCTGGCCGCGCCGGCGCCGGTCGGGCCTCGGTTCCGGTCTCCCCGGCGCCGGGAGCACCGGCAGGCCGGGCCGCTGTCGGTGCCGCCGCTGTCGGTGCGGCCTCGGTCGGCACCGCCTCGGCGGGTCGGGCCAGCGTCGGCTCCGCATCGGTCGGTGGCCGTGCGGCGGTCGCCCGGGCGAGCGTCTCACCGGTCTCCGGTGGTCCGGGCGGTCCCGGTGGTCCGGGCGGTCCCGGGGGGCCAGGCGGTCGTGGGCCAGGCGGTCGTGGGCCGGGCGACTCGGGCGCCGCCGCAGCGCGGGCGAAGAAGCGCAAGCGGATGAACCTGCTGATCGCCGGGTTCGCCGTCTTCATCATGCTCGCCGGCATCGGCGTGGTCGGGTTCACCTACTACTCGACAAGCGTGGTGCTTCCGGACGAGATCACTCCGCCGCAGGCGACCACCCTGTACGCCTTCGACAACAAGACGATCATCGCCAAGGTGGGCGATCAGAACCGAACCCTGGTCACCATCGACGACATTCCGGAGTACGTGCAGAACGCGGTGGCCGCGGCCGAGGACCGGAACTTCTACCGGCACTCCGGTGTGGACTACAAGGGCATTGCCCGTGCCGGCTGGAACAACCTCTCCGGCGGCGACAAGCAGGGTGCCTCCACCATCACCCAGCAGTACGCCCGCAACGCCTATGACAACCTGAAGGACGACACGTACGCCCGGAAGGTGAAGGAGGCGATCTTCGCCTCCAAGCTCAACGACGAGTACACGAAGCCAGAGATCATGCAGCACTACCTCAACGTGATCTACTTCGGCCGGGGTGCCTATGGCATCGAGGCTGCGGCGCAGACCTACTTCGGCAAGTCGGTGAAGAAGCTCGATCCGGCCGAGGGCGCGGTGCTCGCGGCTCTGATCAAGCAGCCGGAACCCAGCTCCACCCACCAGGGGTACGACCCGGCGATCAACCCGACCGCGGCCCAGGATCGCTGGAACTACGTGATCGAGGGCATGGTCAAGGAGGGCTGGCTCGGTGTGCCCGGCAAGGAGCCGCGGCCGGCCGCGTACCCGACGAAGACCCTCAAGGCCCCGAAGAAGGGCGGCATCGGCGTCGACTTCGGCGTCGACACCCCGTACGGCAATGTCATCAACTACGTCCGGCAAGAGATGCGGGACAGGGGCATCTGTGTCGAGAAGGACACGGAGGTGACAGATGCCAAGCCGCTGTGCTCCCAGGCGTTGATGGCCGGCGGTTACCGGATCCGTACCACCGTCGACACCAAGATGCAGGCGGCGGCGGTCGCGACGGCCCAGCGCAAGTCCAAGGGCTCCGAGTTGGCCGGTGAGCGGAGCAACATGATGGCCGCGGTGGTGTCGATCGACCCCACAAACGGTCGGGTCGTCGCGTACTACGGCGGTGACAACGGCACCGGCACCGACTATGCCGGCAAGAACACCGACTCCACCGGGGCGATCAGCGGCGGTCACTCGCCCGGTTCAAGCTTCAAGATCTACACCCTGGCGGCCGCGCTCAAGGAGAAGAAGTCGCTCGAGTCTCGGTGGAAGGGCAAGGCATTCAAGCCGGAAGGCACCGAGTTCAAGGTCAGCAACGCGGGCGACGACAACCCCGACTGCGGTAACTCCTGCACGCTGCGGGTGTCCACGCTCAAGTCCCTGAACGTGCCGTTCTACTACGTCACCGAGGAGATCGGCGCGGACAAGGTCGTGGACATGGCCAAGCAGGCGGGCGTCACCACCATGTGGCGCACGGACACCAACCCGGCGAAGGCCTACGACCTGACCAAGACCGACCCGAAGGACATCACGCCGGAGCCGTTCTTCAACGTGGTCGGCTACGGCCAGTACCCGATCACGGTGCTGGACCACGCCAACGGCGTTGCCACCTTCGCCAACGGGGGCGTCTACAACAAGGCGCACTTCCTCTACTCGGTGGAGAAGCAGAACCCGAACACCGGTAAGTGGGACAAGGTCTACAGCGAGAAGCTCGACTCGAAGCGGCGAATCGAGAAGAGCGTGGTGGACGACGTGACGTCGGTGCTGAAGGACTACCCGGCGGCTGTCAACCACCGGCTCGACGACGGCCGCAAGGCGGCCTCCAAGACCGGCACTTGGGAGCTCAAGGGCGGTAGCGAGGACAACGGCGACGCCTGGATGATCGGTTACACACCACAGTTGGCCACCGCGGTGTGGGTGGGCAACCTGAAGGACCGGAAGCCACTCATCCTCAAGGATGGCCGTAAGGTCAGCGGTGGAAACCTCCCGGGCGAAATCTGGGAGCGGTTCATGGACGAGGCGCTGAAGGGCAAGCCCAAGCTCGACTTCCCGCCGGCGGCGAACATCGGCGATCCGGATTCCGGAAACGGTGAAGCGCCGCCACCGCCACCGCCACCGCCCAACCCGGGCGGCCAGCCCGGCCAGGGCACCCCCTGTAATCCGCTGATCGACCTGTTCTGCCCCGGTGGCAACCCTGGGGGCACTCCCGGCGGTAACCCCGGGGGCAACCCTGGCGGTAATCCCGGCGGTAACCCCGGCGGCGGTGGCACAGGTGGTGGTGGCGGCGGGCTGTTGCCCAGCCTGCCGCCCAACCGGGACTGA
- a CDS encoding flotillin family protein gives MALLIAVGGAVLLALILVLFVLSRIKVAGPNEAFIVTGRKGRTTQTADGARSTDNSGQKVVLGASVFVLPVVQKLQSLDLSSRRIDVGIRGAVSKQGIRADLHGVAIVKVGGTEDAIRAAAQRFLHQQDEIDNFTREVLAGALRSIVGRLTVEEVIRDRAAFASAVAEEAEHSMTNQGLVLDTFQLQDILAEGSYLQDLGRPEAARVLKDAAIAEARARQQAEQERLLAEEAIAEANRNLALKQAGIQAEIDAAKAKSAAAGPLAQAERDQAILSEQQKVAERNAELKQRQLDTEVRKPADAARYKVEQEAEASRNAAVLHADAQRQSVIAAAQASAEQARLTGEGERARRAALAEANAIEGAKEGEAEQRRRSAIAEAVEREGQAEAAAILAKGEAEADAMARKAEAFAAYGEAAVLDLLVKVLPQVVEAASAPIGAIDKMTVISTDGASSLTRSVAGNVAQGLQLGSDLTGIDLPGLLARLGSASTPAGNGTASVDGKAVETR, from the coding sequence ATGGCCCTACTCATCGCCGTCGGTGGCGCGGTCCTCCTCGCGCTCATCCTGGTGCTCTTCGTGCTCTCCCGGATCAAGGTGGCCGGCCCGAACGAGGCGTTCATCGTCACCGGTCGCAAGGGCCGCACCACGCAGACCGCCGACGGTGCGCGGTCCACCGACAACTCCGGGCAGAAGGTCGTGCTGGGCGCATCGGTGTTCGTGCTGCCGGTGGTGCAGAAACTCCAGTCGCTCGACCTGTCCAGCCGGCGGATCGACGTCGGCATCCGGGGCGCGGTGAGCAAGCAGGGCATCCGCGCCGACCTGCACGGCGTGGCGATCGTCAAGGTCGGCGGCACCGAGGACGCGATCCGGGCCGCGGCACAGCGGTTCCTGCACCAGCAGGACGAGATCGACAACTTCACCCGGGAGGTGCTGGCCGGCGCGCTGCGGTCGATCGTCGGTCGGCTCACCGTCGAGGAGGTCATCCGGGACCGGGCGGCGTTCGCCAGTGCGGTCGCCGAGGAGGCCGAGCACTCGATGACCAACCAGGGTCTGGTGCTGGACACCTTCCAGCTCCAGGACATCCTCGCCGAAGGTTCCTACCTTCAGGACCTGGGCCGACCCGAGGCCGCCCGGGTGCTCAAGGACGCGGCGATCGCCGAGGCGCGGGCCCGGCAGCAGGCCGAACAGGAGCGGCTGCTCGCCGAGGAGGCAATCGCCGAGGCGAACCGCAACCTGGCCCTCAAGCAGGCCGGCATCCAGGCCGAGATCGACGCGGCCAAGGCGAAGTCCGCGGCGGCCGGACCGCTCGCCCAGGCCGAGCGGGACCAGGCGATCCTCTCCGAGCAGCAGAAGGTGGCCGAGCGCAACGCCGAACTGAAGCAGCGCCAACTCGACACCGAGGTGCGCAAGCCGGCCGACGCGGCCCGGTACAAGGTGGAGCAGGAGGCCGAGGCGTCCCGCAACGCTGCGGTGCTGCACGCCGACGCGCAACGGCAGTCCGTCATCGCCGCCGCGCAGGCCTCCGCCGAGCAGGCCCGCCTCACCGGTGAGGGTGAGCGGGCCCGGCGGGCCGCGCTCGCCGAGGCGAACGCCATCGAAGGCGCCAAGGAGGGTGAGGCCGAGCAGCGGCGGCGCTCCGCCATCGCCGAGGCGGTGGAGCGGGAAGGTCAGGCCGAGGCCGCGGCCATCCTCGCGAAGGGTGAGGCCGAGGCGGACGCGATGGCGCGCAAGGCCGAGGCGTTCGCCGCGTACGGCGAGGCGGCCGTGCTGGACCTGCTGGTCAAGGTGCTGCCACAGGTCGTCGAGGCGGCCAGTGCGCCGATCGGGGCGATCGACAAGATGACAGTCATCTCCACCGACGGCGCGTCGTCGCTCACCAGGTCGGTGGCCGGCAACGTGGCCCAGGGCCTCCAACTCGGCAGCGACCTCACCGGGATCGACCTGCCCGGGCTGCTGGCGAGGCTCGGCTCGGCGTCCACTCCGGCCGGCAACGGCACCGCGTCCGTCGACGGGAAGGCCGTCGAGACCCGCTGA
- a CDS encoding methylated-DNA--[protein]-cysteine S-methyltransferase, translated as MRWTVLDSPIGEFSVATDGTSVCGAHFGRVDAAADEPGDALSRKAVDELRAYFTGELTAFTVPVSAPRGSDFERAVWREMTRIPYGETLTYGEVAKIVGDPGAARAVGVACNRNPVPVIVPCHRIVGAGGKLVGFGGGLPRKVKLLELEAGVALRHAWSGA; from the coding sequence ATGCGCTGGACTGTGCTCGACTCGCCGATCGGTGAGTTCTCCGTCGCCACCGACGGCACGAGCGTGTGCGGGGCGCACTTCGGCCGGGTGGACGCGGCGGCCGACGAGCCCGGCGACGCGTTGTCCCGGAAGGCCGTCGACGAGCTGCGGGCGTACTTCACCGGCGAGCTGACCGCGTTCACCGTCCCGGTGTCGGCGCCGCGCGGCTCCGACTTCGAGCGCGCCGTGTGGCGGGAGATGACCCGGATCCCGTACGGGGAGACGCTGACCTACGGCGAGGTGGCGAAGATCGTCGGTGATCCGGGAGCGGCCCGGGCGGTCGGGGTGGCCTGCAACCGCAACCCGGTCCCGGTGATCGTGCCCTGCCATCGGATCGTCGGCGCGGGCGGAAAGTTGGTCGGCTTCGGTGGGGGCCTGCCCCGCAAGGTCAAGCTGTTGGAGTTGGAGGCCGGGGTCGCGCTGCGGCACGCCTGGTCGGGAGCCTGA
- a CDS encoding inositol-3-phosphate synthase, which produces MGSVRVAIVGVGNCASSLVQGVEYYRNANPNDRVPGLMHVAFGDYHVNAVEFVAAFDVDAKKVGMDLAEAIVASENNTIKLCDVPPTGVSVQRGPTFDGLGQYYREIVEESDATPVDVAQALRDAQVDVVVCYLPVGSEQAAKFYAQAAIDAGCAFVNALPVFIASDPEWAKKFEDAGLPIVGDDIKSQVGATIVHRALAKLFEDRGVELLRTYQLNFGGNMDFMNMLERKRLVSKKISKTQSVTSQIPHEMSKSDVHIGPSDHVPWLDDRKWAYIRLEGRSFGDTPLNAELKLEVWDSPNSAGVIIDAVRAAKIALDRKIGGPILSASSYFMKSPPVQYADHDAHQAVEEFIAGEVTR; this is translated from the coding sequence ATGGGCTCCGTCCGCGTCGCCATCGTCGGTGTGGGTAACTGCGCCTCGTCCCTGGTTCAGGGCGTCGAGTACTACCGGAACGCCAACCCGAACGACCGCGTCCCGGGTCTCATGCACGTCGCCTTCGGCGACTACCACGTCAACGCCGTGGAGTTCGTCGCGGCATTCGACGTGGACGCCAAGAAGGTGGGCATGGACCTCGCGGAGGCGATCGTCGCCAGCGAGAACAACACCATCAAGCTCTGCGACGTTCCGCCGACCGGCGTGAGCGTGCAGCGCGGTCCGACCTTCGACGGTCTGGGCCAGTACTACCGCGAGATCGTCGAGGAGTCGGACGCCACCCCGGTCGACGTGGCGCAGGCGCTGCGCGACGCGCAGGTCGACGTCGTCGTCTGCTACCTGCCGGTCGGTTCCGAGCAGGCCGCCAAGTTCTACGCCCAGGCGGCGATCGACGCCGGCTGCGCGTTCGTCAACGCCCTGCCGGTCTTCATCGCCTCCGACCCCGAGTGGGCCAAGAAGTTCGAGGACGCGGGCCTGCCGATCGTCGGTGACGACATCAAGAGCCAGGTCGGCGCCACCATCGTGCACCGCGCCCTCGCGAAGCTCTTCGAGGACCGCGGCGTCGAGCTGCTGCGCACCTACCAGCTCAACTTCGGCGGCAACATGGACTTCATGAACATGCTGGAGCGTAAGCGGCTGGTCTCGAAGAAGATCTCGAAGACCCAGTCGGTCACCTCGCAGATCCCGCACGAGATGAGCAAGAGCGACGTGCACATCGGCCCGTCGGACCACGTGCCGTGGCTGGACGACCGCAAGTGGGCGTACATCCGCCTCGAGGGCCGCTCGTTCGGCGACACCCCCCTCAACGCCGAGCTCAAGCTCGAGGTGTGGGACTCTCCGAACTCGGCCGGCGTCATCATCGACGCGGTCCGGGCCGCGAAGATCGCCCTGGACCGGAAGATCGGCGGCCCGATCCTGTCGGCCTCGTCGTACTTCATGAAGTCCCCGCCGGTGCAGTACGCCGACCACGACGCCCACCAGGCCGTCGAGGAGTTCATCGCCGGTGAGGTCACGCGCTGA
- a CDS encoding PadR family transcriptional regulator, which yields MLEFAILGLLQESPMHGYELRKELTAKLGAIRAAISYGSLYPTLRRLQAAGWITEAAETPATAEEVPALTSRRGRVVYKITAEGKERFAQLIAQAGPETYDDTGFGVHFAFFARTDQATRLRILEGRRRKIEERREGLRDVLGRAAERLDAYTLELQRHGLDACEREVRWLEELIANERSGRAPTVPNTGTAGGRREDNSPPPPGETRNERP from the coding sequence GTGCTCGAGTTCGCCATCCTCGGCCTCCTGCAGGAGTCTCCGATGCACGGCTACGAGCTGCGCAAGGAGTTGACCGCCAAACTCGGCGCGATCCGGGCGGCGATCAGCTACGGCTCGCTCTATCCCACGCTACGCAGGCTTCAGGCGGCGGGATGGATCACCGAAGCTGCTGAGACACCCGCCACTGCCGAGGAGGTTCCCGCGCTGACCAGCCGACGAGGTCGGGTGGTCTACAAAATCACCGCGGAAGGCAAGGAACGCTTCGCCCAACTGATCGCACAGGCGGGGCCCGAGACGTACGACGACACGGGCTTCGGGGTGCACTTCGCGTTCTTCGCCCGGACCGACCAGGCGACCCGACTACGCATCCTGGAGGGTCGCCGCCGCAAGATCGAGGAGCGTCGCGAAGGGCTTCGTGACGTGCTGGGCCGGGCGGCCGAGCGCCTCGACGCTTACACGCTGGAACTGCAGCGCCACGGCCTTGATGCCTGTGAGCGCGAGGTCCGCTGGCTGGAGGAGCTCATCGCCAACGAGCGCTCCGGCCGAGCCCCGACGGTCCCGAACACCGGGACAGCCGGCGGCCGACGAGAAGACAACAGCCCGCCTCCGCCTGGAGAGACCAGGAATGAGCGGCCGTGA